In Symmachiella dynata, the following are encoded in one genomic region:
- a CDS encoding DUF1501 domain-containing protein has protein sequence MMNLEGAGRVQTCDGVSRRDFLQVGSLGALGLGMSEMAALQAQGAVDKDKDVNGIMLFNLGAPSQLDTWDMKPDAPAEIRGPFQPIQTAAEGVLISEMFPQMAKIADKVSFVRSVYHTAAAVHDTGHQMMQTGRLFRGGLESPHVGCTLGFMKGRRGDLPPHVVIPELMGRTGGNLPHGQEAGYLGKQHDAFVLNADPSVKDFKVPDLLPPADLPAVRTDRRQKLRSLVDQNVAKFESAPRAQLLDKNFEQAYRLMTSTQAREAFDLNQEPDSVRDRYGRTRFGQSCLLARRLVERGVRFVTVNTFLTVFGEITWDIHGSKPFTSIEGMKKIVAPSFDQGYSALIEDLDQRGMLANTVVSSLAEFGRTPKVNPAGGRDHWPQCWTVFFAGGGVQGGRVVGASDDTGGYPADRPVNPAEIAATIYEALGIDLEHLLPGPQGRPIPVVDSGVRAVRELFA, from the coding sequence ATGATGAACCTAGAAGGCGCCGGACGCGTGCAAACGTGTGACGGTGTGTCGCGACGCGATTTTTTGCAAGTGGGATCGTTGGGCGCGCTCGGTTTGGGGATGTCGGAAATGGCGGCGCTTCAGGCGCAAGGCGCGGTCGACAAAGATAAAGACGTCAACGGCATCATGCTGTTTAATTTGGGCGCGCCGAGCCAACTCGATACCTGGGACATGAAGCCCGATGCACCGGCGGAGATTCGCGGTCCGTTTCAGCCGATTCAAACTGCGGCTGAGGGAGTGTTGATTTCCGAAATGTTTCCGCAGATGGCGAAAATTGCGGATAAGGTTTCGTTTGTGCGCAGCGTGTATCACACGGCTGCCGCAGTGCATGATACCGGACACCAGATGATGCAAACGGGGCGCTTATTCCGTGGTGGATTGGAATCGCCGCACGTGGGATGCACGTTGGGCTTCATGAAGGGGCGACGCGGTGATTTGCCGCCGCACGTTGTCATTCCCGAATTGATGGGCCGCACCGGCGGCAATCTGCCGCACGGGCAAGAGGCGGGATATTTGGGAAAGCAGCATGATGCGTTCGTGCTGAATGCCGATCCTTCGGTCAAGGATTTTAAAGTCCCCGACTTGTTGCCTCCGGCGGATCTACCCGCTGTGCGGACGGATCGTCGGCAGAAATTGCGTTCGTTAGTGGATCAGAACGTTGCCAAGTTCGAATCGGCTCCACGGGCGCAGTTGTTGGACAAAAATTTCGAGCAAGCGTATCGACTGATGACCTCGACTCAAGCGCGTGAGGCATTTGATTTGAATCAAGAACCGGACTCGGTTCGCGATCGTTACGGGCGGACGCGGTTTGGTCAAAGTTGTCTGTTGGCGCGAAGGTTGGTGGAGCGGGGCGTGCGGTTTGTGACCGTCAATACGTTCCTGACCGTCTTTGGCGAAATCACCTGGGACATCCACGGGTCGAAGCCGTTCACGTCGATTGAGGGGATGAAGAAGATCGTCGCTCCCAGTTTCGATCAAGGGTACTCGGCATTGATCGAAGATCTGGATCAGCGCGGGATGTTGGCGAACACCGTGGTTTCGTCGTTGGCGGAATTTGGACGGACGCCGAAAGTGAATCCCGCGGGTGGACGCGACCACTGGCCGCAATGTTGGACGGTGTTCTTTGCCGGCGGCGGTGTTCAGGGGGGACGCGTCGTGGGTGCCAGCGACGACACGGGCGGCTACCCGGCCGATCGTCCGGTGAATCCTGCTGAGATAGCGGCGACGATTTATGAAGCGCTGGGCATTGATCTGGAGCATTTGCTCCCCGGTCCGCAAGGGCGACCGATTCCGGTGGTGGATTCCGGTGTACGTGCGGTTCGCGAGTTGTTTGCTTAG
- a CDS encoding PTS sugar transporter subunit IIA, whose protein sequence is MAHEFITLEQLAEQLGRDRRDLEKQVSRGRLPGHRVEGQWRFHPAEITQWLEMEMRGYNDVELLEVEEAQVSAEVEGGLPVSSFLYPETTQVPMEGKTKRSVLEELIEVAGRTWQVWEPAAILSAVQERESVIPTGYENGVAIPHPRTPMADALGESMISYGRTQSGIAFGAPKRQLTDMFFLVLCRDSRTHLLVLARLGRMLQLPGFIDELREAEDSRTSYEIICQADNRLTEEA, encoded by the coding sequence ATGGCTCACGAGTTCATTACGCTGGAGCAATTGGCCGAACAATTGGGGCGTGACCGTCGCGACTTGGAAAAGCAAGTGAGCCGCGGCCGTCTGCCCGGGCATCGCGTTGAAGGCCAGTGGCGGTTTCATCCAGCGGAAATCACACAATGGTTGGAAATGGAGATGCGGGGATACAATGACGTCGAGTTGTTAGAGGTGGAAGAAGCCCAGGTTTCGGCGGAGGTCGAAGGAGGGTTGCCGGTCAGCAGCTTTTTGTATCCGGAAACCACGCAAGTCCCGATGGAAGGTAAGACCAAACGTTCGGTTCTAGAGGAACTGATCGAAGTGGCGGGGCGGACTTGGCAAGTGTGGGAGCCGGCGGCGATCCTGTCCGCAGTCCAGGAGCGTGAAAGCGTGATTCCCACCGGGTATGAAAACGGTGTCGCCATTCCGCACCCCCGTACACCGATGGCCGATGCGTTGGGCGAGTCCATGATTTCCTACGGCCGCACGCAATCGGGAATTGCCTTTGGAGCGCCGAAACGCCAGTTGACCGACATGTTTTTTCTGGTGCTTTGCCGAGATTCACGCACGCATTTGTTGGTGTTGGCTCGGTTGGGGCGGATGTTGCAGTTGCCGGGGTTTATCGACGAATTGCGCGAAGCGGAAGACTCGCGTACGTCTTACGAAATCATTTGTCAGGCGGACAATCGATTGACGGAAGAGGCCTGA
- a CDS encoding Gfo/Idh/MocA family protein, which produces MVRIGIIGLGFMGMTHFEGAKKVEGAKVTAIATRNPAKLAGDWTSIQGNFGPRGGQVDLSDVKTYSDYHELLADPDIDLIDICLPLDQHETVTLEAIAAGKAVIVEKAIALDVAAADRMVEAARAAGRLFMVAHVLPFFPEFKFAADAIMSGKYGKLRAAHFRRMISKPDWSDDMADPAKTGGPGIDLHIHDTHFIGWVCGTPQAVQSRGILEDGYAQYLNTQYLFDDPELTVSCVSGGISAAAMPFAHGFEIYLEKATLVYDFATLGSEPTLSQPLTVLHADGTVEVPQLDGDDEWCAAFTAELQVAVDAVRSGEEPRLLSGALARDALKLCHYEAQSIATGKPVSMDGDA; this is translated from the coding sequence ATGGTACGGATAGGAATCATCGGGCTCGGTTTCATGGGCATGACGCACTTTGAAGGCGCCAAAAAAGTTGAGGGCGCGAAAGTCACCGCCATCGCCACCAGAAACCCCGCTAAACTTGCCGGCGATTGGACCAGTATCCAAGGTAACTTCGGCCCCCGCGGCGGACAGGTTGATCTGTCCGACGTCAAAACCTATTCCGACTACCACGAACTGCTGGCCGATCCCGATATCGATCTCATCGATATCTGTCTGCCGCTCGATCAGCATGAAACCGTCACGCTCGAAGCGATCGCCGCCGGCAAAGCGGTTATTGTCGAAAAGGCGATTGCCCTGGATGTGGCCGCCGCTGACCGCATGGTCGAAGCCGCCCGCGCCGCCGGTCGGCTATTCATGGTGGCCCACGTGCTGCCGTTTTTCCCCGAATTCAAATTCGCCGCCGACGCCATCATGAGTGGCAAATACGGCAAACTGCGAGCCGCGCATTTTCGCCGGATGATCTCCAAGCCCGACTGGTCGGACGACATGGCCGATCCGGCCAAAACCGGCGGACCGGGTATCGACTTGCACATTCACGATACGCATTTCATTGGCTGGGTCTGCGGGACTCCCCAAGCGGTGCAGTCGCGCGGAATCTTAGAAGACGGTTACGCACAGTACCTCAACACGCAGTACCTGTTCGACGACCCCGAACTAACCGTCAGTTGCGTCAGCGGCGGAATCTCAGCCGCAGCAATGCCCTTTGCCCATGGCTTTGAAATCTATCTGGAAAAAGCGACATTGGTTTATGACTTCGCCACTCTGGGAAGCGAACCGACACTCAGCCAGCCGCTCACCGTGCTGCATGCGGACGGAACGGTCGAAGTCCCACAACTCGATGGGGACGATGAGTGGTGCGCCGCGTTTACCGCTGAACTGCAGGTCGCCGTCGATGCTGTCCGCAGCGGTGAAGAACCCCGTCTGCTCTCCGGCGCACTCGCCCGCGATGCACTCAAACTTTGTCACTACGAAGCCCAGAGCATCGCTACCGGAAAACCGGTTTCCATGGACGGCGACGCCTAG
- a CDS encoding PP2C family protein-serine/threonine phosphatase, translating into MAKKFRWGAKSITNKRDNNEDRFMIDPDGRYFIVADGMGGQAAGERASEMASEIVPVELEKRLEFKDESPETVESAIKDAISHANADIMTLAAIDVNSLNMGTTIVLAVAVGDSLYVAGVGDSRVYRFADDKLLQLTKDHSLTQALVDAGTISEEDAKTHRFKNVLHRYLGSKEGNNGAEVKMLPLTTGHRYLLCSDGVNEGVEDDQIAEILKRCAEPQQAADELVQASQDGGANDNITCVVVYVD; encoded by the coding sequence GTGGCAAAAAAATTCCGCTGGGGTGCCAAGAGCATCACCAATAAACGGGATAACAATGAAGATCGGTTCATGATCGATCCCGATGGGCGGTATTTCATTGTCGCCGACGGTATGGGTGGCCAAGCCGCCGGAGAACGGGCCAGTGAAATGGCTTCGGAAATCGTTCCCGTGGAATTGGAAAAACGTCTTGAGTTCAAAGACGAGTCGCCGGAAACTGTCGAGTCGGCAATCAAAGACGCGATCAGCCACGCAAACGCCGATATCATGACGCTTGCGGCAATCGACGTGAATTCGCTCAACATGGGGACGACCATTGTCTTGGCGGTCGCCGTGGGGGATTCATTGTATGTCGCCGGAGTGGGCGACAGTCGGGTTTATCGATTTGCCGACGACAAGCTACTGCAATTGACCAAAGACCATTCGCTCACACAGGCGCTGGTCGATGCGGGAACCATTTCCGAAGAAGATGCAAAGACACATCGGTTCAAGAACGTGTTGCATCGCTATTTGGGATCCAAAGAAGGGAACAACGGCGCAGAAGTCAAGATGCTGCCGTTGACCACAGGGCATCGCTATCTGCTGTGTAGCGACGGCGTGAACGAAGGCGTGGAGGATGATCAGATTGCTGAGATTCTCAAGCGTTGTGCCGAACCACAGCAGGCCGCGGACGAGTTGGTGCAAGCGTCGCAAGACGGCGGGGCCAACGACAACATCACCTGCGTGGTGGTTTACGTGGACTGA
- a CDS encoding alpha/beta fold hydrolase, which translates to MPSNNSQSTAATDAAPGASALPEETEESCCDASSPDCGEDAAAAGGEPAESGGTCPTPMSWRGVMKKFGEEATTAVVNRDGYSLYCRAWGEGEPLYFLNGFGGTSELFVLTAAVLRDEFRCVFIDEFSSEPGAQLPPRRVTVSEAVEDLFAVADCFGDDVISLYGATLGGALGLAAMQDQPQRIRRAALQGGFAFRHFSPAERLLIGLGKFVPGRLQHVPLRASVQKQNHGLWFPPFDGSRWKFLAENCDSVPLRIIARRAALAQQIDLRSQLDQIQQPTLIVQTEGEGRIATACQAELKSRLPNVEEFWIDSTGQVPYLTHPHRLAKLLKPFYRGEPLPESGSAPPAAQDAAATPIANTTESHDD; encoded by the coding sequence ATGCCGTCCAATAATTCACAATCAACCGCTGCCACCGATGCCGCGCCGGGAGCATCTGCCCTCCCTGAGGAGACTGAGGAATCGTGTTGCGACGCTTCTTCCCCAGACTGTGGTGAGGATGCGGCAGCTGCCGGTGGTGAGCCGGCTGAGTCGGGCGGCACGTGCCCGACGCCGATGTCGTGGCGGGGGGTGATGAAGAAGTTTGGCGAAGAGGCCACCACGGCGGTCGTGAATCGCGATGGTTATTCGTTGTATTGCCGCGCCTGGGGCGAGGGCGAGCCGCTCTATTTTTTGAATGGCTTTGGTGGGACGAGCGAATTGTTCGTATTGACCGCCGCGGTGCTGCGTGATGAATTTCGTTGTGTGTTCATCGATGAGTTTTCCAGCGAACCGGGGGCGCAATTGCCTCCGCGCAGGGTGACCGTTTCGGAGGCTGTTGAGGATTTGTTCGCGGTTGCGGATTGTTTTGGTGACGATGTCATTTCGTTGTATGGCGCGACATTGGGGGGGGCGTTGGGCCTGGCAGCGATGCAGGATCAACCTCAACGTATCCGCCGCGCGGCATTGCAAGGTGGCTTTGCCTTTCGACATTTTTCGCCAGCCGAACGGTTGTTGATTGGGTTAGGTAAATTTGTACCCGGCCGATTGCAGCATGTTCCGTTGCGGGCGAGCGTGCAAAAACAAAATCATGGTCTGTGGTTCCCGCCGTTTGATGGTTCGCGGTGGAAGTTTTTGGCAGAAAACTGTGACTCGGTGCCGCTGCGCATCATTGCCCGGCGGGCGGCGTTGGCGCAGCAGATTGATTTACGATCCCAGTTGGATCAAATCCAACAGCCGACCTTGATTGTGCAGACGGAGGGGGAAGGCCGCATCGCCACCGCTTGTCAGGCGGAGTTGAAATCTCGTTTGCCGAATGTTGAGGAATTCTGGATCGACAGCACCGGACAGGTGCCGTATCTAACACATCCGCATCGCTTGGCAAAATTGTTGAAACCTTTCTACCGCGGGGAGCCGTTGCCGGAATCCGGCAGTGCCCCTCCCGCCGCGCAGGACGCAGCGGCGACACCTATTGCGAACACAACGGAGTCCCATGACGATTGA
- a CDS encoding carbon storage regulator, which produces MLVLSRKTGERILLGDDVAITVIRVGPNAVRLGFDAPKHLNIVREELCVDIELPESLEAAPRTDGFAAAG; this is translated from the coding sequence ATGCTTGTTCTGTCACGAAAGACGGGAGAGCGAATTCTGCTTGGGGACGACGTTGCAATTACGGTCATCCGTGTGGGACCGAATGCAGTGCGACTGGGATTTGACGCGCCCAAACACCTCAACATCGTACGTGAAGAATTGTGCGTCGATATCGAACTGCCCGAATCGCTCGAGGCAGCACCGCGTACCGACGGATTTGCCGCAGCCGGTTAA
- a CDS encoding IS110 family transposase, whose product MDSSITSFVGIDVAKNSFDLCLLPQETQHSLTYDTQDLEHLHQLLPQPETCLIVLEATGGYQQRLVAELAAAGHLVAVVNPRQVRDFAKGLGILAKTDRIDARVIARFGQHVRPRTIAENHEKQEELQQLVTRRRQLIDLRTAETNRQEFPVAKIVQKSMQQMITLLNKQIKTLDKQIAELLESDDHWKDKGNILASVPGVGTVTVCSLLAELPELGLLNRKEISALAGLAPFNRDSGRFHGKRSIRGGRASVRNALYMAAFNAKRCNPIIADFAKRLTDQGKPFKIMMTACMRKLLVILNTLVKNNSMWNPKYA is encoded by the coding sequence ATGGACAGCTCTATTACTTCCTTTGTCGGCATCGACGTCGCCAAAAACTCTTTCGATCTGTGTCTCCTTCCGCAGGAAACACAACACTCCCTCACCTATGACACGCAGGACCTTGAGCATTTGCATCAACTCCTGCCCCAACCGGAAACCTGTTTGATCGTCCTCGAAGCCACCGGCGGATATCAGCAACGGCTCGTCGCCGAACTGGCTGCCGCCGGACATCTCGTCGCCGTCGTCAACCCCCGTCAGGTTCGCGACTTCGCCAAAGGTCTCGGCATCCTGGCCAAGACCGACCGCATCGACGCTCGCGTCATCGCCCGCTTTGGGCAGCACGTCCGCCCCAGAACGATTGCCGAAAACCACGAAAAACAAGAGGAATTGCAGCAACTCGTCACTCGACGACGACAACTGATCGACCTCAGAACGGCCGAAACAAACCGGCAGGAATTTCCCGTCGCGAAGATCGTTCAAAAAAGCATGCAACAGATGATTACGTTGCTCAACAAACAAATCAAAACCCTCGACAAGCAGATCGCCGAACTGCTCGAATCCGACGACCATTGGAAAGACAAAGGCAACATCCTCGCTTCCGTTCCGGGCGTCGGCACGGTCACAGTCTGCTCGCTCTTGGCCGAACTCCCGGAACTGGGGCTGCTCAACCGCAAGGAAATTTCCGCCTTGGCTGGCTTGGCACCGTTCAATCGTGATAGCGGACGCTTTCATGGCAAACGCTCCATCCGCGGCGGACGCGCCTCGGTACGCAACGCCCTGTACATGGCCGCTTTCAATGCTAAACGCTGCAATCCCATCATTGCAGACTTTGCAAAACGGCTTACAGACCAGGGCAAGCCGTTCAAAATCATGATGACCGCCTGCATGAGAAAACTCCTCGTCATCCTCAATACGCTCGTCAAAAACAATTCGATGTGGAACCCCAAATATGCCTAA
- a CDS encoding MBL fold metallo-hydrolase — protein sequence MLNNLPLKTLEFKGLTIEGYSRAAVQSYWRIPELKLGFDLGGSPWEFMGTSTFFVSHCHLDHLAAIPVYVARRRMMKMEPPTIYLPADMVDQVRRMLQAWQRLDRGRMLCDLVGVRPGDEFEISREHVVTVFETVHTVSSVGFIVWDRRRKLKAEYQGLPGDQIRDLRLKGEDVTREIRYPLVCYTGDTAPPGLDNDAATYEARVLITEMTFFRPEHRKEKIHKFGHMHLDDLIARAEKFQNELIIVAHFSTRYHEKEIRRAVEKRLPAKLKERFHLWL from the coding sequence ATGCTGAATAATCTGCCGCTGAAAACATTGGAATTCAAAGGACTGACCATCGAGGGCTATTCCCGCGCGGCTGTCCAAAGCTATTGGCGAATCCCCGAACTCAAACTCGGCTTCGACCTGGGCGGCAGCCCCTGGGAATTCATGGGCACGTCAACGTTTTTTGTTTCCCATTGCCACCTGGACCACCTGGCCGCAATCCCTGTCTACGTCGCGCGGCGGCGGATGATGAAGATGGAACCGCCCACGATCTATCTTCCTGCGGACATGGTCGATCAAGTGCGGCGGATGTTGCAGGCCTGGCAACGCCTGGACCGGGGACGCATGTTGTGCGACTTGGTCGGCGTGCGTCCGGGCGATGAATTCGAGATTTCGCGCGAACACGTGGTCACCGTATTCGAGACGGTCCACACCGTCTCCTCGGTCGGCTTTATCGTTTGGGATCGTCGCCGCAAACTGAAAGCCGAATATCAAGGGCTTCCCGGCGATCAGATTCGAGACCTTCGTTTGAAAGGCGAAGATGTCACGCGGGAGATCCGCTATCCGCTGGTCTGCTACACGGGAGACACAGCTCCTCCGGGGCTCGATAACGACGCGGCCACCTATGAAGCCCGCGTGCTGATCACGGAGATGACCTTCTTCCGCCCCGAGCATCGCAAGGAAAAAATCCACAAGTTCGGACACATGCACCTGGACGATCTGATCGCCCGCGCCGAGAAGTTCCAAAACGAACTGATCATCGTGGCGCATTTCAGCACGCGGTATCACGAAAAAGAGATCCGCCGCGCGGTCGAAAAGCGATTGCCCGCAAAGCTAAAAGAGCGCTTCCACCTCTGGCTGTAA
- a CDS encoding sugar phosphate isomerase/epimerase family protein, with product MPKMSMNEVTTFRWSFIEDVIAFSKAGLDGIGVWRNKIAEFGEERAVELLREYDLSVSSLSWAGGFTGTNGYSYREMVDDARDAIRLAGDMRAACLVLISGGRNGHTVNHSRRLLCEALAELGDFAAEHQVELALQPSREELCGHWSFLSSIDHVMDILDACDHPYVGMAFDTFHLAGEADIVSRIGTILPYVNTVQLSDSGTAPRTLTDRVMLGDGRLPLVGIIDAFERGGYDGFFDVGIWSDRLWQSNYDRVIDRCRVQFDRLLLDAAGQKTPQAIPSK from the coding sequence ATGCCGAAGATGTCGATGAATGAAGTGACCACCTTTCGCTGGTCATTTATCGAAGACGTCATAGCATTTTCAAAAGCGGGCCTGGATGGCATCGGTGTTTGGCGAAACAAGATCGCGGAGTTTGGAGAAGAGCGCGCGGTCGAGTTGTTACGGGAATATGACCTGTCGGTTTCCAGTTTGTCTTGGGCCGGAGGTTTTACCGGGACGAACGGTTATTCCTATCGGGAAATGGTTGACGATGCTCGCGATGCCATTCGGCTGGCCGGCGATATGCGGGCGGCCTGTTTGGTGCTGATTAGCGGCGGACGCAACGGACACACAGTCAACCATAGTCGTCGCTTGTTGTGTGAGGCATTGGCGGAGTTAGGCGATTTTGCCGCCGAACACCAAGTGGAGTTGGCGTTACAACCGTCGCGTGAAGAGTTGTGCGGGCATTGGTCGTTTCTCTCATCCATCGATCATGTGATGGATATTCTGGACGCGTGCGACCATCCGTATGTCGGCATGGCCTTTGATACATTTCATTTGGCCGGTGAGGCGGACATTGTTTCCCGCATTGGTACGATTTTGCCCTACGTCAACACGGTCCAGCTCAGTGACTCCGGCACCGCTCCACGGACGTTGACCGACCGCGTGATGCTAGGGGACGGGCGGTTGCCGTTAGTCGGTATTATCGATGCCTTCGAACGGGGTGGGTATGACGGATTTTTCGACGTGGGGATTTGGTCCGATCGTCTCTGGCAATCCAACTACGATCGTGTGATCGACCGATGTCGGGTGCAGTTTGATCGGCTGCTGCTGGACGCCGCGGGTCAAAAGACTCCGCAGGCGATTCCCTCGAAATAG
- a CDS encoding PIG-L family deacetylase, with product MTIELPEALDVVAVGAHPDDVEIACGGTLASLVRQGYRVGIIDLTDGEPTPRSPGPEVRLAEAREAAEILGVQVRETLDLPNRKLFDSFETRVALAKVFRRYRPRVVLGLAGKTPLASPDHWQAMQITDAAIFYSRLTKWDADFDHLPVHSISKQLWYPLGLSTLQFPESSGHFVVDISETIELKLKAIRAYRTQFPPEKDRVFRLVESQNQFYGASAGFEAGEMLLCATTLGVRDLLKTVLPDS from the coding sequence ATGACGATTGAACTTCCTGAAGCATTGGATGTCGTAGCTGTCGGTGCTCATCCGGACGATGTGGAGATTGCCTGCGGGGGAACCTTGGCGAGTTTGGTTCGCCAAGGGTATCGCGTGGGGATCATCGATTTGACCGACGGAGAGCCGACACCGAGAAGCCCGGGGCCGGAAGTGCGATTGGCTGAAGCGCGCGAGGCGGCGGAGATTTTGGGGGTGCAGGTTCGCGAGACATTGGACTTGCCCAATCGCAAGTTGTTCGACAGCTTCGAGACGCGGGTGGCCTTGGCCAAGGTCTTTCGCCGTTATCGGCCGCGGGTCGTGTTGGGGTTGGCAGGCAAGACCCCGCTGGCGTCTCCCGACCATTGGCAGGCGATGCAAATCACCGATGCAGCCATCTTCTATTCGCGACTGACCAAGTGGGACGCTGATTTCGACCACCTGCCGGTCCACTCGATTTCTAAGCAATTGTGGTATCCGCTGGGACTTTCGACGTTGCAGTTTCCGGAGAGTTCCGGGCATTTTGTAGTGGATATTAGTGAGACAATCGAGCTAAAATTAAAGGCGATTCGCGCTTATCGCACACAATTTCCTCCGGAAAAGGATCGCGTTTTCCGTCTCGTCGAAAGCCAAAACCAGTTTTATGGGGCAAGCGCAGGCTTTGAGGCGGGAGAAATGTTGCTGTGTGCGACTACCTTAGGCGTTCGGGACTTGTTAAAAACAGTACTGCCGGATTCGTAG